Part of the Labrenzia sp. PHM005 genome is shown below.
ACTGGCAGCATCTGAACCTGAACTACATCGCCAAAGCGAAAATCAATCAGGATCTGTGCATCGAATGCGGCCGTTGCCACATTGCCTGTGAGGACACCTCGCACCAGGCGATCACCAACATGGTCGATGGCGTGCGCAAGTTCGAGGTGATCGACGAGGAATGCGTTGGCTGTAACCTTTGCGTCAACGTCTGCCCGGTCGAAAACTGCATCACCATGGAGCAGATGGCACCTGGAACAGTTGATCCGCGCACCAAAAAGGTTGTCGAAGACAAATACGCCAACTGGACGACCCATCCGAACAACCCGATGGCCGTCACGGAAGCAGCTGAATAAGTCTGACTGTATCAAACTTAAAACAAACGCAGGCAAGGCACTCCTTGCCTGCGTTTTTTGTTTAGCGCTTGCCGTAGTAAAGCCCCACAACATGCTCCGCCTCGGCAAAGAACAGCCAGCGGGAGGCAAAGGTTCCGACCAGAAAGACGAGGCTTGCGGCCACGATGACTGGAAGGTTGGCCGGCAAGAAGGCGATCAGCAGGATCGGCAGGACGCAGTTCAGGACAAAGGCAATGATCCGCAGTTTCTGCGCATGCTTGCGGCCGACGGTGAACACCATCTCCTTCAAGAGATAATTGGTTCCGGTATGTGGTGCTTCAAACAGCCGAACCGTGCCCCGATCCCCAAGCCCGGTGGCAGTCTCCATGGTATGGCCGCGTTCGGCAAAGCGCCGGTCACCAAAAATCCAGTAGAGGCTCTGAACCAGCCCAGCAACCCCGAGAAGCAAAACGGCGCCTCGGCCCTGCCCCGCAAGGATCGCGCCGCCAGCCAATGACAGCGACAAAAGGTGCAAGGGGGTCAGCCAGTGGTTCCAACGTGGCACGGTGGCGAGCTGTGCATAGATCATTGCGGTGGCATACACCGTCGCAAGGCAGAGCAGAGCTCCAATCACACCAAGTGGCGCAAGCGTCACGTCGAAGAACACCGCCGCAAAGGCGTGGATCCCCATAAAGACAAGCGCAAGCACGGAAAGCCAGGCCTCGCGAGACAGCCAGCTCGACCGCCACTGGGTAAAAGCCAGAAGACTGCGTTGCGGATTGCCGAGGTGGAAGGTTGCGGACAGCAAACCGCCGACGGCGGCCACAAAGCCAATGAGGTAAGCAAAAAATGCGTCCCAACCGGTCACTGCTGGAAGACCAAGGCCAAGCCAGAACAAAAACCCGAAGCCGAGCCCAGATAGAACGGTAAAGATGATCACTGAGGGAGCTGGATGCATCAGATCGCCTCCAGGGCTTTGTCGAGCCACCGTAAAAAACCTGTAGGTGTTTCGGCCACGGGCTGCATGTCTTCAGATCTTCCCGAATGTTCCATAAGCGTGTCTTTTGGGCGGGGTGGCAGATATTTGTTCACTGGCTTTGTGCCCTGCTCCGGCATTAGATCCATGCCGCCGCGTTTGGCGACCAATCGGGATACGTCGCTGTCCGGATCCCCGAGATCGCCAAAATGCCGGGCACCCGCTGGGCAAGTTCTGACGCAGGCCGGGACCCGATCGACTTCCGGCAGATTTTCGTTGTAGATCCGGTCGACACAAAGCGTGCACTTTTTCATCACGCCTTCGGCCTGATCGAGCTCCCGGGCCCCATAAGGACACGACCAGGCACACAAGCCGCAACCGATGCAAGCGTCCTCATTGACGAGCACAATGCCGTCTTCCCGGCGCTTGTAGCTCGCGCCCGTCGGGCACACGGTGACGCAAGGTGCGTCATCACAATGCAAGCAGGATTTCGGGAAATGTATTGTCTGGGCTGGGCCTTTGTCCGGCTGGACTTCGAAGGAATGCACCCGGTTCAAAAAGGACCCGGCCGGGTCCTTCCCGTAAGCATCCATGTCGCTCAGCGGAGCGCCATAATTCTCCGTGTTCCAGCCTTTACAAGCCGTCACACAGGCATGACAGCCGACACATGTATCGAGGTCGATGACAAGGCCGAGCTTTTTGTCTGTTGTTTCCGGCAACTGGGTCATGTGCGCACCTTCTGCCGAACGGTTTGAGGGCCACGCCCAACCGGAGACCTAATAGGATCAAAGGCAGGCTGGCTTTCCATCGGTGCTTCGGATCGTTCGATCCGAACCCGCAGATCGAACCAGGCAGCCTGACCGGTAATGGGGTCGGAGTTTGACCACCTCAGTCCATCCCCCTTGGCGGGAAGCAGTTCATGGATGAGATGATTGAGCAGAAACCCCTTGTTGGCTTCCGGAGCCGAAGGATCCAAAGCCCAGGCCCCTTTGCGCTTGCCGATCGCATTCCACGTCCAAACGGTATTTTCATTCAGCGCCGCCATATGCGCCACCGGCACGACAATCTCACCATGCGGAGAGGTCACCTTGGCCCAATCGCCGTCTGAAAAGCCATTTTCTTCCCAGATCCGGGTTGGGACATAGAGCGGATTGCGGCCATGGATCTGCCGCAACCAGGCATTCTGACTGCCCCAGGAGTGATACATAGCCATCGGCCGCTGAGTGAGGGCGTGGACCGGATAGGCGCTGGCGTCTGTCGATTTGTCACCAAGCGGGGGATACCAGACTGGCAGTGGATCAAAAGAGTCCCGGACCTGTTCGCGGAGATGATCCGGCGGCTGGCGGTCACCATGGCCTTCTGCGGCAAGCTGGAAACGGCGCATCGGCTCTGAATAGATCTCAAAAAGATAGGGCTGGGGCTTATCGAACAAGCCAAGCTTTACGGCCCAATCCTGATAGGCTGTGTTCCAAGGTTTGTAAAAGGCCCCTTCTTCAGGGACATGCTCGACAAAGAAGCTGCCGTTTTCGATGTAGCGGTCCAACTGATTTGGATTGACGTCGCCACGGCCAACTTGATCGCCATTGCCTCGGAAACCTGCCAGAGGGCCAATGCCCGGGCGGCGCTCGTGATTGACGATGTAGTCGGCATAGTCGGCGTATTTGGCGCTGCCGTCTTCATTGACAAACCCGGGCAAGCCAAGCCGGACACCAAGGTCCACCAAGACCGATTGAAAGCCTCGCACATCCCGGTCTGGCTCGATCACCGGCCAGCGGATCGCATCGGCGGCAGCATCGGCTTCACAGATAGGCCGGTCGAGCAGGCTGATGCAATCGTGCCGCTCCAGATAGGTGGTATCGGGCAGGATTAAGTCCGCATAAGCGACCATCTCCGATGAATAGGCATCGGAATAGATGATCCGCGGGATAACATAGTCGCCGGTGTCATCCTTGTCCGTCAGCATCTCCATGACGCCGCGCGTGTTCATGGACGAGTTCCACGACATGTTCGCCATATAAAGGAACAGCGTGTCGATCTTATAAGGATCGCCCGCGTGGGCGTTGGAGATCACCATGTGCATCAGGCCATGGGCCGACATGGGGTTGTCCCAGGAAAACGCCTTGTCGATCCGGGCCGGCGTGCCGTCATCCTTCAACGCCAGATCTTCGGGTCCGCGAACAAACCCCAAATGAGGACCATCGAGCGGACAATCGGGTTTCGCCTTGCAATGGGGCGTTGGATGGGCGGTCACCGGTTTGGGGTAAGGCGGTTTAAAGCGGAAACCGCCGGGAACTTCGACAGTGCCAAGCAGGATCTGAAGGACATGCAGGGCCCGGCAGGTTTGGAACCCGTTGGAATGGGCGGAAACCCCGCGCATGGCGTGAAAACTGACCGGCCGACCCGGCATGGTCTGATGGGTTTCGCCCCGGAAATCCGTCCAGGGTTGATCGATCTCGAACGCTTCTTCAAAGGCCACTCTCGCCAGTTCTGCGGCGACCGCGCGGATCTTTTTGGCAGGCACCCCGCAGGTTTCGGCAACCGTTTCCGGAGCATAAGCATCATCCAGATACCGCTCTGCCAATACTTGGAACACGGTCCTATGGGTGTTCCCATCCATCTCGTATTTGGCGGAGAGATCCGGCCGCACACCTTTCTGATCAAATGGCGCCGGTTCTTCAGTCTTACGATCGATGACAAGCGCTTTGCCATCTTCGCCTTTGAGCAGCATTCCGTGGTCGTCAGAACCGGGATTGTTGATCACCAAACAGGGGGCATTTGTGAACTGGGCCAGATAGGAAAGATCGATATGTCCAGTTCTTAAAAGCACATGGCAGAGGGACAAAATGAACAAGCCATCGGTGCCCGGAGTGATTCCGACCCACTCGTCCGCAATGGCATTGTAACCGGACCGGACAGGGTTCACTCCGATGACTTTACCGCCTCGAGCCTTCAGTTTTCCGAGGCCCATTTTGATTGGATTGGAGTCGTGATCCTCGGCCACGCCGAACAGCATGAAGAGTTTTGTCCGGTCCCAGTCGGGCTGGCCAAATTCCCAAAACGCTCCCCCGATTGTGTAGATGCCGCCCGCGGCCATATTCACCGAGCAAAAGCCACCATGTGCTGCATAATTAGGAGTACCGAAGTTCTGTGCCCAGAAGCTGGTAAAGCTCTGAGACTGGTCCCGGCCAGTGAAAAACGCCAACTTGTCCGGCGAGTCTTTACGGATCGGCTCGAGCCAGGAAACGGCTGTTTTCAGCGCTTCGTCCCAGCTGATTTCCTCAAATTCACCTGAGCCGCGCGGCCCCTTCCGTTTGAGTGGTTTACGCAAGCGGGACGGCGCCGTCACCTGCATGATCCCGGATGCGCCCTTGGCGCACAAAACGCCTTTGTTGACCGGATGATCCCGATTGCCTTCGATGTAGGCGACCTTACCGTCTTTCAAATGGACATTAATCCCGCACCGGCAGGCGCACATGTAACAGGTGGTTTTTCGGATTTCGTCCGAGACAGCCGGAGACGTATCCACTATCGGTTGACTTTGACTGCGCACGTCCCCTCCCAAGTCGCACGTATAGAAAATCATCCTGCCAAGCATCTCTGCCGAGAAATCTGAGTTCTATTTCAGCAAAGTTGCGAGCAAGGTGTTTTATCTGAAAGTCGGAAACTGGATTTCGTCAAGAGGGACGGACCGTGAAATTGCGGGACCAGCCTCCGGTCCCGATTTTCAGATCGCGGCAGTTGGGTATGGCAAAGATGCCTAGGCAAGTTGGAGACGATGCGCTAGCGTTCAAGCGCTCATGCATTGGAGACACTCTTGGACTCGAACCGCCTGCTTCTAGCCTCCTCCATCGGCCTGTGTGCCATCATTGGTTTGTGGGGTGTCATCGACCCGGAAGGTCTTCAAGTCATCGCAAAGAGCATTGTGGATCAGTATTTCGTCAGCCGCGGCTGGTTCGTCATGCTTTCAGTTACGCTCATGCTGCTGTTCTGCCTCGGCATCACGTTCACACACTATGGGGACATCCGGCTGGGAGCAGATGATGATAGGCCGGAGTATTCCACCCCGACGTGGATCGCGATGCTGTTTGCGGCTGGTATGGGTGTCGGGCTGCTGTTTTGGGCTGTCGCCGAACCACTCACCCATTTTGCCTTCCTGAAGGAGAAAACTTCGGTTCCCGAAGCCGCTGACTTTGCGCTGCTTGCGACAAACGTCAACTGGGGTATCCATGCATGGGCGATTTATGGAACAACCGCTCTGGCAATTGCCTATTTCAGTTTCCGGCGTGGTACTCCTATGCTGGTAAGCGCCCCTATCAAGAACCTGTTTCCTGGTGAGGCTTGGGCATCGGTTGTCGGCTGGTTTTCCGACTTCATGGCGATCGCCGCAATTGCGATTGGCGTCGGAGGGTCGGTGGCCATGGGGGTCTTTCAGGTCGCCGATGGCGTGTCGGTTCTGGCTGGCACGCAGACGGCCGCACCTTGGCTCGTCGGCGTCGTATTTGTCGTTATGGTGGCGTCCTATATCCCACCGCTGATGGTGGATCTCAGCACCGGCATGGCAAAGCTCTCCAACATCGCCATGAGCCTGGCGATCGGCCTTGTCGCTTATACGATCATACTGGGACCAACCGAGTTCTTGATGAATTCCGTAATCGGCGGCATCGGCATGTATATTGCCGACGTCATCCCCGCGGGCTTCCGAACTTTCACATTTTATGGTGATGAAATTGGCCGCTGGTTTCAGGACTGGACGCTCACCTATATGGTCTGGTGGATCGCCTGGGGTCCTTTTGTTGGGGTCTTTGTCGCCCGCATTTCAAAAGGGCGGACAATCCGCGAGTTTGTCCTTGGTGTTCTGATTGGGCCCACCCTGTTTTCAACCATCTGGTTCGGTGCCTTTGGAGGGGTCGGCATTTTTGAAACCCTGAATGGAAAAGGTCACCTGCTGGCCATGACGCAAACGAACGTTGAGCGCATGACATTTGCGCTTTTGGATCAGCTCCCGCTTTCAACATTCACAACACTTGGAACCATTCTCGCCGCGTTTTTGTTCATCGTCACCAGCGTCGTCAGCGCGGCCTTTGTCCTCGGGATGTTCTCAACTGGCGGTGATCAGAACCCCAGCGTGAAGATCAAGGTTATTTGGGGCGGATTGCTCGGAATCCTCGGCGCGGCGATGATCCTCTCTGGCTCGATGTCTGCAGTTCGAACCCTGATCGCGCTTGGCGCTTTGCCGTTTGTCTTCATAACGGCACTTTTACTCGTCTGCCTAATACGGGCGCTCATCCTGGACAGTCGTATGGAGGCACAAAATGCTGATCGGTGATCCGACAGATACCCTGATGAATCTCGGCACCTTTGCCTTTATCGGCTTTCTCGCCTGGATCGCCCTACGAAAGGCGCCGGGTTCCGAAGACTAATCCATTTCAAAGTCAGCTAGCTGGCCCGTTTCAAGTCGATCATGGAAAGGGGTGCTGGCCGGTCGAACAGGAAACCCTGAAGGTACTCACATCCGGCAGATACCAGAAAATCACGCTGCTCGCCGGTCTCTACCCCTTCGCCGATGGTCTGCATGCCCATCACCTTGGCAATGCTCAAAAGCGTATGCACCAGCATGTCGTCTTCGCTGCTGATACCGATCCGCGCAACGAAGCTCCGGTCGATCTTCATCGTGTTGAAGCGGTACTTGTGCAGATAACTGAGGCTGGAATAACCGGTACCGAAGTCATCAATTGCCAAACCGACATTTAGCTCCTGCAGATCTGAAAAAATCTTCTGCGTGCGCCGGTCTTCCTCCAACATGAGGTCTTCCGTGATTTCCAAAAGCAAACGGTCTGCGGGCAAACCGTATTGCATCAACAAATCCGCAACCTGTTCCGCAAATCCTTCTTTCTGCAGCTGATTGGAGCTGACATTCACCGATACACCTGCGTTTTCCCAGGAGCTGGCGTCCAGGATCGCGCGCTCCAACACCCAAGACCCAATTTCGGGCATCAAGCCAGCTTCCTGAGCAACTGGCAGAAATTCTGCCGGCGAAACCAGGCCGCGCTCCGGATGCCTCCAGCGCAAAAGGGCTTCGGCGTGGGTCGCCCTGCCGGTTTGAGACGCCACGATCGACTGATAGAACAATTCGAACTGGTTTTCCTCAAGCGCCGCAACCAATTCGCAACGCATCTGCCGGCGCTCGCGGCGCGCCTGGTCCATCTTGTCGTCGAAAAACCGGTAGGATCGTTTTCCTTCAGATTTACATCTTTGAAGAGCAACATCCGCCGACCGGATAACATCAAGGATCTCTCGTCCGTGGTCCGGAAAACGGGCAACACCTGCGCTGCATGAGGCATCTATCAACCGCCCCTCGAATTCGACCGGCTCGATTAATGTCTCAAACAACTGGCGCAAGTGTTCCGGAAAATGCTGGCTGGAAACCCGGCCTTCGACCAGGATGACAAATTCATCTCCGCCAATACGGCCGACAAGAGCGTCCGGGCCGAGGGCTTTGCGAATTCGAAGCGCCTGCGACATGATCAACCAATCGCCGGCCATATGGCCATGGATATCATTGACTTCTTTGAGATTATCGAGATCGAGATAAATCAGGCTGGCGCCGTTTTTACGGGCCGAGTCAGACGTAATATGCTGGCCTGCCTTTTTGTAGAAATGCGCGCGCGAAGAAAAACCGGTCATGGAATCGTGGGACGCGGCCTTACGCGCTTCTTGTTCCTGCACCGCCAAATCCTCCTTGGCCTTTGTAATTCGGCGCAGCGCCGCCAGAACCAAAACCAAAATCGCCCCAAGCGACAACAACAGGACCGGGATGGAGGAAACAATGATCGCGGTGGCCTGACTAATCGGGTGCCAAGCGAGATGTCCCAATGTAGTCCCGGCTGAATTCTTCAGCGGAATACCGATCATGTTGTCGGGCACATCCCGAACCAACTCTAGCTGTTCCACCGGTAAAACAGACAGGAGTTCTCCCAAATGCTGTTTATTCAGCTTAAAGACCGAAATCAGGATATGTGGTGCCTGCCTCACCATAGGAATCCCACCGGGATCTGGAACAATCGCGAAGGCTGCAACCAAGCTGAGCGCCTCGTCTACCGAGAGGACGTCCATTGCGGTCAGATCCGCGAACTGCCCGGTATAAGTGACCTGACCGGCCTCATCCGTAACCAGTCCGTTGAGGTAAGCTTTGCGAATTGTTTGGATGGAACCTTCAAAGCCCCCCTTCAAGACAGTTTCAGCCACCGGTTCACCTGATTTCTCGGCGTGATCGCTTGCAAAAATCAGTTTTTCATTTTGATCAATGACTGCCGAATAGTCCGGTGAAAAGTCTCCGACCATGTCCACACCGAAGCGGTTTTCAATCCAGGAAGTATCCGGAGTAGAGACAGTGTTAATGTAGGCAGCGTTCGACGCAGCATAGCGCTCCATTTCGTCAATCAGAGATTGGCGGTGGCTGTCAAAAATCCGCGCGACAGCCGTCACTTCCCGCTGCGCCGTCTCCCCTTCCGCAATCCACACTTTTGCAAAGACAGCGCCAAAAACAATTAAAACAATAGAAAACAACACCGGAACAACTACGGCAGGTGCGGCAAACATAGTATTTATGACAATGCGTCTTTTTCCAGTGTATATCTGGTTATTACCGCAATCTATTTCATCAGAAACATCGGATTTATTGTGAATATTACTCATGACTAATCCAATTTCGCAGCTTGCGTAGCAATTTATAGAAACAAATCTCTAATTTTCTCTCAATACGTGTAGTGGCACACAAAAAAACCGGAGTGGATGTCCACTCCGGCATAGTAAATTTATTGGGGACGCAGCCCTGGTATTAAAGCTTGTCAGTAATCGCTGTAGAGGTTGCGCCTTCGGGCAACTTGGTAATCACCGGTGTAGACCCGCCCTTCAGCAAAGACTGAACAGTCCGGTCATAGGCTTTCATGTCCAACTTGCCGTCAGAGCCGTCAACCAGCTTGACGATCTCACCGACCATCCGGATCTGGTGTTTTTCTGTCTGTGCACCGGTCGCATCGTTTTCCAGAACGATATCCGCGGCTTCTTCCGGGTTCTCGGCAGCATATGCCCAGCCCTTCATGGAAGCGCGGACAAACCGTGCCAGCTTGTCAACCATGGCGTCGTCCTTCAGGCTGTCTTCCAGCACATAAAGGCCGTCTTCCAGTGTTGCTACGCCCTGGTCTTCGTATTTGAAGACGACAAGTTCATCTTCCGGAATGCCTGCATCAATGACCTGCCAATACTCATTGTAGGTCATCGTGGAAATGCAATCTGCCTGTTTCTGCAGCAGCGGATCCACGTTGAAGCCCTGCTTGAGAACTGTGACCCCGTTGTCACCGCCATCAGTCGAAAGACCGAGCTGGCTCATCCAGGACAGGAACGGATATTCATTGCCGAAGAACCAGACACCAAGGGTCTTGCCCTTCAGATCCGGCGGGATTGCAATGCCGGTTTCTTTGCGGCAAGTCAGCATCATACCGGACTTCTTGAACGGCTGAGCGATGTTGACGAGCGGAACACCTTTTTCGCGCGATGCCAAAGCGGACGGCATCCAGTCGATGATCACATCAGCACCGCCACCGGCGATCACCTGCGGCGGAGCGATGTCCGGGCCGCCCGGTTTGATGGTGACATCAAGGTTTTCTTCGTCATAAAAACCTTTGTCTTTGGCCACATAGTAGCCCGCAAACTGTCCTTGTGTGACCCACTTCAGCTGAAGCGTCAGTTCGTCGGCTGCCTGTGCCGCGCTTGCGCACAGACCGGCGCCAAGGACGGTGGCCAGTGCCAGACTTTTGAGTGCCTTCATTGCCATTCCCCTATTGGTTACGGGCAAACCGTGATCGGTCTCGCCCTTCTCTGGAATTCAAACCTTGCCGGGAACATAGGAATGAGCATCTCCCTCACACTCTTGCACATTCCCCGCAATATGATCTGGACGGGCTGCATGGGCTTTTTGCCTTCTTCGCGACCAGTCTGACCATTTGGTCAAGAAAATCTAGAAAGCTGCTGGCTCTCTGGTCAAGGCTATTTTTTAATCAAGAGGTATTTTCACCCTCCAAACTGAAGAAACGGCCCAATTTGGGTCAACTCCCGCCCCGCTGTTCAATCATGGATTGCCATCATGGCCAAAAATCCTGCACTATTTGCCATATGAGTCTTACCGCTTAAAAAATCGGCTGCGGCTTTCTGACTGCTGACCTTCCCATCCTGACGGACTTTCATATTCACGAGCAAGCAATTTCCATGATCGACAAATCGTCACTTGCCTATCAAGCGCTCCCAATGCCGGACCGACGCGACTATTCGGACGAGGACATGCATTCCCGCGCAGAGGCTTTTTACGAAGACGTCCGCGCCCGCCACACCATCCGCCAGTTTTCTGACCGGCCCGTCGATCGCACTGTCATCGAAACCTGCGTCCGGGCAGCTGGGACTGCCCCGAGCGGCGCCAATCAACAGCCATGGCATTTTGTGGCGATCCGCAATCCCGTTCTAAAGCGAAAAATCAGAGAAGCGGCCGAAGAAGAAGAGCGCAAGTTTTATGACGGCGGCGCGGGTGATGCCTGGATCAAGGCTCTGGAACCCATAGGAACCAATGCCGACAAACCGCATCTGGAAATTGCGCCGTGGTTGATTGTGATTTTTGCCCAACGATGGGGCACATACGACGATGGCAGCCGCTACAAACACTACTATGTACCGGAAAGCGTTGGTATTGCGACCGGTGTCCTGATCACGGCTTTGCACCATGCAGGGCTCAGCACACTTACCCACACGCCCAACCCGATGAAGTTTTTAAATGACATTCTCGACCGGCCGGAAGCTGAAAAACCGGTCATGATCCTGGCCGTCGGTCATCCGGCGGAAGACGCCACAGTTCCAGCCGCAGCGAAAATCAAAAAACCGCTCGGCGAGATTTTAAGCGTGTTTGATGTAGAGGATTAGACTGGACAAACGTCCAGCCCAATTCGCCAATATCAAGCTTTCAGGCTCTGTGGAGCGGCTTGAACTCCAGCCTCGATCTTCTTGATCAGGTGCTGCCGCTCCTGGCTGCCATCTGCTGCATAATTGAGGTTTTTGAAGAGCGACGTCTGCTCGGTGAAGAATTGCCGGGCCGCATCTTTGTCCGTAAAATCAAAATCCGTACGAGCAATCCGGTAGACCAGGTCAAACGTCTCCTGCTGGCGGGCAAGCGGCGCAGAGACGTCAACGTCGTCAAACGCATCCTGCTGTAGATAGACCATATCCAGGAACAAGGCCTTTTGCTGAAGGACGAAGTCTTCGGTCGAGACACCTTCTTCACCCGTTACCTGCATCATTCGGGTGATTTCGTCGCCTCTCGACAACAGCTCAATCATCTCCTCAACACGCGGCACCCAATCCGGACCGATGTTTTTATCGTACCAGTCGCCAAGCTGGGTGTGATAGCGGGACCAGGACAGAAGCGGGTCAACGGCAGGGTAAAAGCGTTTGTAGG
Proteins encoded:
- a CDS encoding DmsC/YnfH family molybdoenzyme membrane anchor subunit, whose amino-acid sequence is MHPAPSVIIFTVLSGLGFGFLFWLGLGLPAVTGWDAFFAYLIGFVAAVGGLLSATFHLGNPQRSLLAFTQWRSSWLSREAWLSVLALVFMGIHAFAAVFFDVTLAPLGVIGALLCLATVYATAMIYAQLATVPRWNHWLTPLHLLSLSLAGGAILAGQGRGAVLLLGVAGLVQSLYWIFGDRRFAERGHTMETATGLGDRGTVRLFEAPHTGTNYLLKEMVFTVGRKHAQKLRIIAFVLNCVLPILLIAFLPANLPVIVAASLVFLVGTFASRWLFFAEAEHVVGLYYGKR
- a CDS encoding 4Fe-4S dicluster domain-containing protein, with the translated sequence MTQLPETTDKKLGLVIDLDTCVGCHACVTACKGWNTENYGAPLSDMDAYGKDPAGSFLNRVHSFEVQPDKGPAQTIHFPKSCLHCDDAPCVTVCPTGASYKRREDGIVLVNEDACIGCGLCAWSCPYGARELDQAEGVMKKCTLCVDRIYNENLPEVDRVPACVRTCPAGARHFGDLGDPDSDVSRLVAKRGGMDLMPEQGTKPVNKYLPPRPKDTLMEHSGRSEDMQPVAETPTGFLRWLDKALEAI
- a CDS encoding molybdopterin oxidoreductase family protein produces the protein MRSQSQPIVDTSPAVSDEIRKTTCYMCACRCGINVHLKDGKVAYIEGNRDHPVNKGVLCAKGASGIMQVTAPSRLRKPLKRKGPRGSGEFEEISWDEALKTAVSWLEPIRKDSPDKLAFFTGRDQSQSFTSFWAQNFGTPNYAAHGGFCSVNMAAGGIYTIGGAFWEFGQPDWDRTKLFMLFGVAEDHDSNPIKMGLGKLKARGGKVIGVNPVRSGYNAIADEWVGITPGTDGLFILSLCHVLLRTGHIDLSYLAQFTNAPCLVINNPGSDDHGMLLKGEDGKALVIDRKTEEPAPFDQKGVRPDLSAKYEMDGNTHRTVFQVLAERYLDDAYAPETVAETCGVPAKKIRAVAAELARVAFEEAFEIDQPWTDFRGETHQTMPGRPVSFHAMRGVSAHSNGFQTCRALHVLQILLGTVEVPGGFRFKPPYPKPVTAHPTPHCKAKPDCPLDGPHLGFVRGPEDLALKDDGTPARIDKAFSWDNPMSAHGLMHMVISNAHAGDPYKIDTLFLYMANMSWNSSMNTRGVMEMLTDKDDTGDYVIPRIIYSDAYSSEMVAYADLILPDTTYLERHDCISLLDRPICEADAAADAIRWPVIEPDRDVRGFQSVLVDLGVRLGLPGFVNEDGSAKYADYADYIVNHERRPGIGPLAGFRGNGDQVGRGDVNPNQLDRYIENGSFFVEHVPEEGAFYKPWNTAYQDWAVKLGLFDKPQPYLFEIYSEPMRRFQLAAEGHGDRQPPDHLREQVRDSFDPLPVWYPPLGDKSTDASAYPVHALTQRPMAMYHSWGSQNAWLRQIHGRNPLYVPTRIWEENGFSDGDWAKVTSPHGEIVVPVAHMAALNENTVWTWNAIGKRKGAWALDPSAPEANKGFLLNHLIHELLPAKGDGLRWSNSDPITGQAAWFDLRVRIERSEAPMESQPAFDPIRSPVGRGPQTVRQKVRT
- a CDS encoding BCCT family transporter — encoded protein: MDSNRLLLASSIGLCAIIGLWGVIDPEGLQVIAKSIVDQYFVSRGWFVMLSVTLMLLFCLGITFTHYGDIRLGADDDRPEYSTPTWIAMLFAAGMGVGLLFWAVAEPLTHFAFLKEKTSVPEAADFALLATNVNWGIHAWAIYGTTALAIAYFSFRRGTPMLVSAPIKNLFPGEAWASVVGWFSDFMAIAAIAIGVGGSVAMGVFQVADGVSVLAGTQTAAPWLVGVVFVVMVASYIPPLMVDLSTGMAKLSNIAMSLAIGLVAYTIILGPTEFLMNSVIGGIGMYIADVIPAGFRTFTFYGDEIGRWFQDWTLTYMVWWIAWGPFVGVFVARISKGRTIREFVLGVLIGPTLFSTIWFGAFGGVGIFETLNGKGHLLAMTQTNVERMTFALLDQLPLSTFTTLGTILAAFLFIVTSVVSAAFVLGMFSTGGDQNPSVKIKVIWGGLLGILGAAMILSGSMSAVRTLIALGALPFVFITALLLVCLIRALILDSRMEAQNADR
- a CDS encoding bifunctional diguanylate cyclase/phosphodiesterase codes for the protein MFAAPAVVVPVLFSIVLIVFGAVFAKVWIAEGETAQREVTAVARIFDSHRQSLIDEMERYAASNAAYINTVSTPDTSWIENRFGVDMVGDFSPDYSAVIDQNEKLIFASDHAEKSGEPVAETVLKGGFEGSIQTIRKAYLNGLVTDEAGQVTYTGQFADLTAMDVLSVDEALSLVAAFAIVPDPGGIPMVRQAPHILISVFKLNKQHLGELLSVLPVEQLELVRDVPDNMIGIPLKNSAGTTLGHLAWHPISQATAIIVSSIPVLLLSLGAILVLVLAALRRITKAKEDLAVQEQEARKAASHDSMTGFSSRAHFYKKAGQHITSDSARKNGASLIYLDLDNLKEVNDIHGHMAGDWLIMSQALRIRKALGPDALVGRIGGDEFVILVEGRVSSQHFPEHLRQLFETLIEPVEFEGRLIDASCSAGVARFPDHGREILDVIRSADVALQRCKSEGKRSYRFFDDKMDQARRERRQMRCELVAALEENQFELFYQSIVASQTGRATHAEALLRWRHPERGLVSPAEFLPVAQEAGLMPEIGSWVLERAILDASSWENAGVSVNVSSNQLQKEGFAEQVADLLMQYGLPADRLLLEITEDLMLEEDRRTQKIFSDLQELNVGLAIDDFGTGYSSLSYLHKYRFNTMKIDRSFVARIGISSEDDMLVHTLLSIAKVMGMQTIGEGVETGEQRDFLVSAGCEYLQGFLFDRPAPLSMIDLKRAS
- a CDS encoding ABC transporter substrate-binding protein, giving the protein MKALKSLALATVLGAGLCASAAQAADELTLQLKWVTQGQFAGYYVAKDKGFYDEENLDVTIKPGGPDIAPPQVIAGGGADVIIDWMPSALASREKGVPLVNIAQPFKKSGMMLTCRKETGIAIPPDLKGKTLGVWFFGNEYPFLSWMSQLGLSTDGGDNGVTVLKQGFNVDPLLQKQADCISTMTYNEYWQVIDAGIPEDELVVFKYEDQGVATLEDGLYVLEDSLKDDAMVDKLARFVRASMKGWAYAAENPEEAADIVLENDATGAQTEKHQIRMVGEIVKLVDGSDGKLDMKAYDRTVQSLLKGGSTPVITKLPEGATSTAITDKL
- a CDS encoding nitroreductase family protein — its product is MIDKSSLAYQALPMPDRRDYSDEDMHSRAEAFYEDVRARHTIRQFSDRPVDRTVIETCVRAAGTAPSGANQQPWHFVAIRNPVLKRKIREAAEEEERKFYDGGAGDAWIKALEPIGTNADKPHLEIAPWLIVIFAQRWGTYDDGSRYKHYYVPESVGIATGVLITALHHAGLSTLTHTPNPMKFLNDILDRPEAEKPVMILAVGHPAEDATVPAAAKIKKPLGEILSVFDVED